The following proteins are encoded in a genomic region of Haemorhous mexicanus isolate bHaeMex1 chromosome 27, bHaeMex1.pri, whole genome shotgun sequence:
- the ATP5IF1 gene encoding ATPase inhibitor, mitochondrial, whose amino-acid sequence MAAVAAVAARGGLRGALLAQQQRWSSGSGADQLGELGKGAGKGGGGGGSIREAGGAFGKKQAAEEERYFREKEREQLSALRKHHEEEIHHHQKEIERLQKEIERHKHKIKQLKDD is encoded by the exons ATGGCGGCCgtggcggcggtggcggcgcggggcggccTGCGCGGGGCTCTGCTGGCGCAGCAGCAGCGCTGGAGCTCGGGATCGGGCGCCGACCAG CTGGGCGAGCTGGGGAAAGGCGCTGGGaagggcggcggcggcggcggttCCATCCGCGAGGCCGGCGGCGCCTTCGGGAAGAAGCAGGCGGCGGAGGAGGAGCGGTACTTCAG GGAAAAGGAGCGggagcagctctctgccttACGGAAGCACCACGAGGAAGAGATCCACCACCACCAGAAAGAGATTGAGCGTCTGCAGAAAGAAATCGAGCGCCATAAGCATAAGATCAAGCAGCTTAAAGATGACTAA